The following are encoded in a window of Haliotis asinina isolate JCU_RB_2024 chromosome 14, JCU_Hal_asi_v2, whole genome shotgun sequence genomic DNA:
- the LOC137261202 gene encoding large ribosomal subunit protein eL15-like translates to MGAYKYMQEMYRKKQSDVLRFLLRVRCWQYRQLSAIHRAPRPTRPDKARRLGYRAKQGYVIYRVRVRRGGRKRPVPKGCTYGKPVTHGVNQLKFARSLRSVAEERVGRKCGGLRVLNSYWVAEDSTYKFFEVIMVDPANKTIRRDPDSNWLCRAVHKHRELRGLTSAGRSSRGLGKGHKFTKTNGGSRRAYMIKHNSLSLRRKR, encoded by the exons ATGGGGGCCTACAAGTATATGCAGGAGATGTACCGCAAGAAGCAGAGTGACGTGCTGCGATTCCTGTTGCGTGTAAGATGTTGGCAGTACCGCCAGCTCTCCGCTATTCATCGTGCTCCTCGCCCCACCAGACCCGACAAGGCAAGAAGGCTTGGGTACAGGGCTAAGCAGG GCTATGTTATCTACCGTGTGCGAGTGCGCCGTGGTGGCCGCAAGCGCCCAGTGCCCAAGGGATGTACCTATGGTAAACCAGTCACCCATGGTGTCAACCAGCTCAAGTTTGCACGCTCTCTCCGAAGTGTTGCTGAG GAGCGTGTTGGTCGCAAGTGTGGAGGACTGCGGGTGTTGAACTCGTACTGGGTGGCAGAAGATTCCACATACAAGTTCTTCGAGGTGATCATGGTTGACCCAGCCAACAAAACAATCCGTCGCGATCCCGACAGCAACTGGCTGTGTCGTGCTGTTCACAAGCATCGCGAGCTGCGTGGTCTCACCTCTGCTGGCCGTTCTTCTCGTGGTCTTGGAAAGGGCCACAAGTTCACCAAGACAAATGGTGGTTCTCGTCGTGCTTACATGATCAAGCACAATTCACTCAGTCTCCGCAGAAAGCgttaa